TTAGTGATGTAGAGATTATTGAAATGCATCATGATCAAAAACTAGATGCACCTTCTGGTACAGCTGTAAAGACTGCTGAAATGATCTCTGTTGTTAGAGAAGCGAAGCGGCAGGGCCACCCAAATGAAAAAGAAACATTAGCTGGTGCCCGTGGTGCTGAGTATGATGGCATGCATATCCATTCGGTCCGTTTACCCGGATTGATTGCGCATCAACAGGTTTTATTTGGTTCCGATGGACAGACATTAACCATTCGTCATGATTCTTATAATCGCAGCTCGTTTATGTCTGGTGTAAAAGTAGCAGTAGAAACTGTAATGAATCATCCAAAATTTGTATACGGCCTTGAAAATATCTTGGACTAGAGGTGACCTATGAACATTGCATTAATTGCACATGATAATAAAAAGAATGATTTAGTACAATTTGTCACAGCATACCAAGTGATTTTTGAGAAGCATTCATTATTTGCTACAGGAACCACAGGATCAAGGATCAGTGAGGCAACAGGCTTAACCGTGACACGCTTTCAATCTGGACCTCTAGGTGGGGATCAACAAATAGGAGCAATGATTGCAAAAAATAAAATGGATGCAATTTTCTTTTTCCGTGATCCACTAACTGCACAGCCGCATGAACCAGATGTAACTGCTCTCGTTAGGTTATGTGATGTCTATTCTATCCCTCTTGCTACGAATATGGGTACGGCTGAATTGCTGATAAGAGGTTTAGAGGAAGGGTTAATGGATTGGAGAAATATAGTACAAAAGAATGGTGACAAAAATGAACGGTAATAATTTACATATCCTTGCTTTTGGAGCCCATGCCGATGATGTTGAAATAGGCATGGGTGGTACAATTGCAAAACTTTCCTCTGAAGGATGTCGGATTGGTATTTGCGATTTAACAGATGCTGACCTTTCTTCAAATGGAAATGTTGTATTAAGAAAAGAAGAAGCTTCACATGCGGCTGACATTCTAGGAGTTTCGTACAGGACAACACTTGCTATACCTGATAGAGGTTTATATTTAAAAGAGGAGTACATAAAAAAGATTGTAAATGTTATTAGAACACATAGACCCAAGATCGTGTTTGCTCCCTATTTCGAAGATCGCCATCCTGATCATGGTAATTGTGCCCGTCTAGTTGAAGAGGCGGTTTTTTCTGCAGGAATTAAAAAATATCAAACAGGTGAAGAAATCGAACCACATAGAGTAGAGAAAGTATATTTTTATATGATTAATGGGTTCCATAAACCGGATTTTACTATTGATATCTCACTTTATATTAATAAAAAACTCTCTGCCTTACGTGCCTATCGAAGTCAGTTTGAACAAACGGAAGCAAGCATTGATACACCACTTGTCAATGGATATATTGAAACAGTTGAAGCCAGGGAAAGAATGTTTGGGAAAATGGTGGGAGTAAGCTTTGCGGAAGGATTTAAAACAAAAGTTCCAGTACTATTGGATCGTGATTTGATAGGAGACTCACAATAATGAAACTTAAGATAGGAATTACATGCTACCCAACTGTTGGGGGTTCAGGAGTTGTTGCAACAGAGTTGGGGAAGATGTTAGCTGAAAAGGGACATGAAATTCATTTCATTTCTTCCAGTATGCCATTCAGGCTAAACAAAATGTATCACAATATTTATTATCATCAGGTGGAAGTTAATCAATACTCAGTTTTTCAGTACCCTCCTTATGATATTGCTTTAGCTAGTAAAATGGCGGAGGTTGCTAATCGGGAGAAACTGGATATTCTTCATGTTCATTATGCAATTCCACATGCTGTTTGTGCTATTCTTGCAAAACAAATGTGTAATAGAGATATAAAAATTGTCACAACCTTACACGGTACAGATATTACGGTGTTAGGATATGACCCATCTTTAACGGATGCGATAAAATTTGGAATAGAGAAATCTGATATTGTCACCGCTGTTTCTAACGCGTTAGTCAAACAAACATATGAACTTATACATCCAGATAAACAAATAGAAACAGTCTATAACTGTGTAGATGAGCGAGTTTACAAAAAAACAGACTCTTCCTCGCTAAAAACTGAATTTGAAATTAACGAGGATGAAAAGGTGGTCATCCATGTTTCAAATTTTCGTTCTGTAAAGCGAGTGCAGGATGTGGTTAAAACTTTTGCAAAAATATCTTCAGTTATGCCTGCTAAACTTTTATTAGTAGGTGATGGGCCTGAAATATCCATCGTCTGTAAGCTTGTAAAACAGTTAGCGCTTGAAGATCAAGTTATTCTTCTTGGAAAACAGGAAAATCTTGAAGAATTATATTCAATTAGTGACTTGAAATTATTATTGTCTGAAAAGGAAAGCTTCGGTCTCGTGGCTTTAGAGGCAATGGCTTGCGGGGTTCCGTGTATTGGGACGAATGTTGGTGGTATTCCTGAGGTCATTCAACATGGGCAGAATGGTTATATTTGTGAAGTAGGAGATATTGAGGATATTTCTTCTAAAGCGATTGAATTATTAAGTGACCGCAAGTTGCATCATGAATTTTCTAGTAACGCTATGGAAACGGTGAAAACAAAATTTAGGGCAGATACAATCGTTAAACAATACGAACAAATATATTTTAAATTAATGAATTAAGGTGAAGTTTATGATAGAGCCTTTTTTATCTGCTATTCCTATATTAAATAAGCTGGAGATTGCGGGATTTGAAGCTTATTTTGTTGGCGGTTCGGTAAGGGATTACCTTTTAAATAAAGAAATCAGTGATGTGGATATTGCTACTTCTGCAACACCCGAAGAAGTAAAAAAAATCTTCACAAAAACTGTTGATGTAGGAATTGAACATGGAACTGTTCTTGTCCTATTTAATGGTGGGGCATATGAGATTACCACATTTCGTTCGGAAGCAGAGTATCAGGATTTTCGAAGACCTTCCGAGGTTTCTTTTATCCGCAATTTAAAAGAAGATCTTCAGCGAAGAGATTTCACAATGAATGCGATTGCGATGGATAGAGATGGAATTTTAATTGACCCCTTTGGAGGACAATCTGACATACAGCAAAAAGTAATACAGACAGTGGGAAAAGCAGAGGAGCGGTTCCGTGAGGACGCATTAAGGATGATGAGAGCAGTTCGCTTTGTTAGCCAGCTTTCATTTACTATTGAAAAAACAACATTGAACGCACTAAAAAAACATAATCATTTGCTAGCACACATCGCTGTGGAACGAAAAAGAGTAGAGTTCGAAAAATTATTAAAGGGAAATGATAGAAAATTCGCGCTTCGTCTCATGCTTGATACCGCTTTGTACAAATACTTACCA
The window above is part of the Bacillus sp. SORGH_AS_0510 genome. Proteins encoded here:
- the bshB1 gene encoding bacillithiol biosynthesis deacetylase BshB1, with protein sequence MNGNNLHILAFGAHADDVEIGMGGTIAKLSSEGCRIGICDLTDADLSSNGNVVLRKEEASHAADILGVSYRTTLAIPDRGLYLKEEYIKKIVNVIRTHRPKIVFAPYFEDRHPDHGNCARLVEEAVFSAGIKKYQTGEEIEPHRVEKVYFYMINGFHKPDFTIDISLYINKKLSALRAYRSQFEQTEASIDTPLVNGYIETVEARERMFGKMVGVSFAEGFKTKVPVLLDRDLIGDSQ
- the bshA gene encoding N-acetyl-alpha-D-glucosaminyl L-malate synthase BshA encodes the protein MKLKIGITCYPTVGGSGVVATELGKMLAEKGHEIHFISSSMPFRLNKMYHNIYYHQVEVNQYSVFQYPPYDIALASKMAEVANREKLDILHVHYAIPHAVCAILAKQMCNRDIKIVTTLHGTDITVLGYDPSLTDAIKFGIEKSDIVTAVSNALVKQTYELIHPDKQIETVYNCVDERVYKKTDSSSLKTEFEINEDEKVVIHVSNFRSVKRVQDVVKTFAKISSVMPAKLLLVGDGPEISIVCKLVKQLALEDQVILLGKQENLEELYSISDLKLLLSEKESFGLVALEAMACGVPCIGTNVGGIPEVIQHGQNGYICEVGDIEDISSKAIELLSDRKLHHEFSSNAMETVKTKFRADTIVKQYEQIYFKLMN
- the mgsA gene encoding methylglyoxal synthase, whose translation is MNIALIAHDNKKNDLVQFVTAYQVIFEKHSLFATGTTGSRISEATGLTVTRFQSGPLGGDQQIGAMIAKNKMDAIFFFRDPLTAQPHEPDVTALVRLCDVYSIPLATNMGTAELLIRGLEEGLMDWRNIVQKNGDKNER
- a CDS encoding CCA tRNA nucleotidyltransferase, with the translated sequence MIEPFLSAIPILNKLEIAGFEAYFVGGSVRDYLLNKEISDVDIATSATPEEVKKIFTKTVDVGIEHGTVLVLFNGGAYEITTFRSEAEYQDFRRPSEVSFIRNLKEDLQRRDFTMNAIAMDRDGILIDPFGGQSDIQQKVIQTVGKAEERFREDALRMMRAVRFVSQLSFTIEKTTLNALKKHNHLLAHIAVERKRVEFEKLLKGNDRKFALRLMLDTALYKYLPEMSKHQKNLEDLLKYPMEHLDNKEMWVLLIYCLKLEGKGVESFLRNWRLPLKEIKEIQLILQFTRLRLVQEWTLPHLFTAGRNIIISVEKLYQTISNIKRDEAINYWVDRYEKLPIKEKSEVDVTGSDIMDWFNKSGGPWLKETLTKIENAILEEIVPNDKQEIKEWLMKCSQK